The stretch of DNA TTTCTTTTTGAAAACTATTTTTTTGAGAAATATGATTAGGAGTGCCTTTCTTATTAAAGTTTTGTTGGTTAAAATTATTATCTTGCTTTCTTTTCAAATCTTTTTCGCCAATCAAAACATTTTGATTTTTTTTATGAATATCCGGAACAGATGAATTTATTTTGTCTGGATTTCCATCTAAGTCTCGATGAGAATCAACAACATTGGCATTTTTTTTCTTTTTAAAGGTTTGTTTTGAAAGTTTAGGATTATTAAAACTAGAATGATTATTTGAAATTTCTTTTTTAGATGAAGAATTTAATTTTTTTTTCCTTTTAATTTCAGACAAGATCCTATCCGCTTCCTTTGAGGATATTCCATATTTATCCATTATTTTTACTTTAATTTTATCTATTTGTTGAGGATCTGATAAAACATCATTATGATTCTGATTGATTGATTTTTTAAAGTTTAAATCATTATTTTTTTGGTTCATTTTTAAAACCCTCTAGAATTTCATAGTGACTCTTCTTTCAAATTTTTTAAATACAATTATGCCAAAAACCAATATTATTAAAGATAACAACAATAAATTTACAATATCTCCCAATTGTGGAAAAGTGCCATAATAAACAAAACACCTGAATTGGTCAATAACCCAAAATAAAGGATTTAACATTAAATATTGCCTATAAGGCTCAGGAATAATAGTTATTGGATAAAATATGGCTGAGGCATACATTAACATCATAGAAACAACAGTCCATAGATGTTGGACATCAGAATAATAAACACACACTATAGATAAAATTAATCCTAATCCAGTAACCATGATTACTAATGAAATAATTGGAATAATTGAAAATGGCATTGTCGAAAGGTGAAATGGGGCATGAGTAACAAACATTACAATTATTAAAAGTACCATCATAATTATTAAATTTAAAAATTCAGATATAATCCCTCCTAAAATAAAAATATATTTAGGGGCAGGAGTTCTTTGTAAAATACTTCTATTTCCCTTTAATGAACCCATTGATACACTTATTGATGATGTGAAAAAATTAAATAAACACCATCCACACAAAAAGTATACTTGAAAATTTTCAATTTTGTTGTGAAAGATTGTAGAGAATATCACCGTAAATAATACCATCATTAATAATGGACTTAAAATTGTCCATAACATTCCTAAAACAGAATCTTTATATTTTGATGAAAAATTTCTTTTAATAATCTCCTCTAATAAAAATAATTCATTTTTCTTAATAAAATTCATAAAACCCACATAATCTTTTTCTTATAAATTATTTTAGTTATAACTTATATTTAATTATTAATACTTTTTAAAACTAAACCCTTCAGAGAATAGGTACTATTTATTTTGAATTTTTTAAATATATATAGATACTAATAATAAAATTTATTTTTTAAATGCACTTGTTTTGTTTTAATAATATTGTACTATATTTATTTCACAATTTATTAATATTCATAGTAAATATAAATTTCAGGAGGTAGATATTTTTTGAAGAAAAATATCAAACAATATTAAAAAAATTAAATAATATACTAAACTTATCGAAAACAAATAATATAATTATTTATTATTTATAAACAACATATTAAGATAAAACTTCATCATTGGAGTTTTCAAATACATTTATATGTTTAGTTTAATAGATAATAATTAAATAACTTTAATTTTAAAACAGTAGGGGTTAAATGTATCATATATCAATTATTATTTCAATGAATGAGAATGAAAATAAATTAAAAAAATGTTTACAAACCATAAATAATCAAACATTAAAAAATTTTGAAACACTAATAGTTACAAATAACAAACCTCCTATAAGGAACAACAAGATAAATTTTTTCAATTCTATCGAAAATGCATTAACTAATGTAAAAAGTGAATATATTCTTTTTATTGATGAAAATGAGTATTTGAAAAATGATACCTGCGAAATATTATATAATAAATCTAAAAAAGATAATTTAGATGTATTGTATATTCCTATTTTAGATGAAAACATGAAAAAAAGCAATTTACATGAATTAAATGAAAAACTCCAAATGATATCCCCTTTTAATTTTACTATATTTTGTAAAAAAAAAATTTTAGAAGATTTAAATTACAACAATTTATTTTATGATATTTGCAGAAATTCAAAAAAAACTGATACAATTA from Methanobrevibacter sp. encodes:
- a CDS encoding ABC transporter permease, with protein sequence MNFIKKNELFLLEEIIKRNFSSKYKDSVLGMLWTILSPLLMMVLFTVIFSTIFHNKIENFQVYFLCGWCLFNFFTSSISVSMGSLKGNRSILQRTPAPKYIFILGGIISEFLNLIIMMVLLIIVMFVTHAPFHLSTMPFSIIPIISLVIMVTGLGLILSIVCVYYSDVQHLWTVVSMMLMYASAIFYPITIIPEPYRQYLMLNPLFWVIDQFRCFVYYGTFPQLGDIVNLLLLSLIILVFGIIVFKKFERRVTMKF